Proteins encoded within one genomic window of Ovis aries strain OAR_USU_Benz2616 breed Rambouillet chromosome 1, ARS-UI_Ramb_v3.0, whole genome shotgun sequence:
- the LOC101114575 gene encoding LOW QUALITY PROTEIN: zinc finger and BTB domain-containing protein 5-like (The sequence of the model RefSeq protein was modified relative to this genomic sequence to represent the inferred CDS: inserted 1 base in 1 codon), with translation MDFPGHFEQIFQQLNYQRLHGQLCDCVIVVGNRHFKAHRSVLAACSTHFRALFSVAEGDQTMNMIQLDSEVVTAEAFAALIDMMYTSTLMLGESNVMDVLLAASHLHLNSVVKACKHYLTTRTLPMSPPSERVQEQSARMQRSFMLQQLELSIVSSALSSSQSGEEQPAPMSSSMRGNLDQRTPFPMRRLHRRKQSVEERARQRLRPTLDESAISDVTPENGPGVHSREEFFSPDSLKIVGNPKADGMADNPDDSTIMFDQSFGAQEDAQVPSQSDNSASNMAQLSMASRATQVETSFEQETTAEKSAFQCENPEVGLGEKEHMRVVVKSEPLSSPEPQDXVSDVTSQAEGSLSVEVEGVVVSAEKIDLSPESSDRSFSDPQSSTDRVGDIHILEVTNNLEHKSTFSISNFLNKSRGSNFSTNQNNDDNLPNTTSDCRLEGEAPYLLSPEAGPASGPSSAPGAHVENPFSDPADSHFVRPMQDVMGLPCVQTSGYRGGEQFGMDFSRSGLGLHSSFSRVRMGSPRGGASNFPYYRRIAPKMPVVTSVRSSQIPENSASSQLMMNATMSSFENGHPSQPGPPQLTRVSADVLSKCKKALSEHNVLVVEGAHKYACKICCKTFLTLTDCKKHIRVHTGEKPYTCLKCGKRFSQSSHLYKHSKTTCLRWQSSNLPSTLL, from the exons ATGGATTTTCCTGGTCACTTTGAACAGATCTTCCAGCAGCTGAACTATCAGAGACTTCATGGGCAGCTCTGTGACTGTGTCATTGTAGTGGGGAACAGACATTTCAAAGCCCACCGCTCGGTGCTAGCTGCGTGCAGCACGCATTTCCGAGCCCTGTTCTCAGTGGCAGAGGGAGATCAGACCATGAACATGATCCAGCTGGATAGCGAAGTGGTGACAGCAGAGGCCTTCGCCGCACTGATTGACATGATGTACACCTCCACTCTCATGCTAGGGGAGAGCAATGTCATGGATGTCTTATTGGCAGCCTCTCACCTGCACCTGAACTCTGTTGTTAAGGCATGTAAACATTACCTGACGACACGGACGCTGCCCATGTCTCCCCCCAGCGAGCGTGTTCAGGAGCAGAGCGCCCGCATGCAGCGCTCCTTTATGCTGCAGCAGCTGGAACTGAGCATTGTGAGCTCCGCCCTCAGTTCCAGCCAGAGCGGCGAGGAGCAGCCAGCCCCCATGAGCTCCTCGATGCGTGGTAACCTGGACCAGAGGACGCCCTTCCCCATGCGCCGCCTGCACAGGCGCAAGCAGTCTGTGGAGGAGCGGGCCAGGCAGCGCCTCCGACCCACCCTGGACGAGTCTGCCATCTCCGACGTGACGCCAGAGAACGGGCCGGGGGTTCATTCCCGGGAGGAGTTCTTTTCTCCAGATTCTCTGAAAATCGTGGGCAACCCTAAGGCCGATGGGATGGCCGACAACCCAGATGACAGCACCATCATGTTTGACCAGTCCTTCGGCGCTCAAGAAGATGCCCAGGTGCCCAGCCAGTCCGACAACAGCGCCAGCAATATGGCCCAGCTCTCCATGGCCTCCCGTGCCACTCAGGTCGAGACTAGTTTTGAGCAGGAAACCACAGCTGAGAAGAGTGCTTTTCAGTGTGAAAACCCGGAAGTGGGCCTTGGTGAGAAGGAGCACATGAGAGTGGTGGTGAAATCTGAGCCCCTGAGCTCTCCTGAGCCTCAGG AAGTGAGTGACGTGACCTCCCAAGCGGAAGGCAGCTTGTcggtggaggtggagggggtggtggtCAGTGCCGAGAAGATAGACCTCAGCCCAGAGAGCAGCGACCGGAGTTTTTCAGATCCCCAGTCTAGCACTGACCGGGTAGGGGACATCCACATTTTGGAAGTCACCAATAACCTCGAACATAAATCCACCTTTagtatttcaaattttcttaaCAAGAGCAGAGGAAGTAACTTTAGTACCAATCAGAACAATGACGATAATCTCCCAAACACAACCAGTGACTGCAGGCTGGAGGGGGAGGCCCCTTATTTGTTGAGTCCGGAGGCTGGGCCTGCGAGCGGGCCCTCCTCGGCCCCTGGTGCTCATGTGGAGAACCCATTCAGCGATCCTGCGGACTCCCACTTTGTCAGGCCCATGCAGGATGTGATGGGCCTACCGTGTGTGCAGACCTCAGGCTACCGAGGAGGAGAACAGTTTGGGATGGATTTTTCCAGGTCCGGTTTGGGATTGCACTCCTCCTTTTCCAGGGTAAGGATGGGTTCCCCTCGAGGAGGAGCCAGTAACTTTCCATACTACCGCCGCATAGCTCCCAAAATGCCAGTGGTAACTTCTGTCAGGAGCTCACAGATCCCAGAGAATTCTGCCAGTTCCCAGCTAATGATGAATGCAACCATGTCCTCATTTGAAAATGGCCACCCTTCGCAGCCTGGCCCCCCGCAGCTGACGAGGGTATCTGCTGATGTCTTGTCGAAGTGCAAGAAGGCCTTATCGGAGCACAATGTCTTGGTTGTAGAGGGGGCTCACAAGTACGCCTGCAAAATCTGCTGCAAGACTTTCTTGACCTTGACAGATTGCAAGAAGCACATTCGTGTTCACACAGGTGAAAAACCCTATACCTGCCTGAAGTGCGGCAAGAGGTTCAGTCAGTCCAGCCACCTGTACAAACACTCGAAGACCACCTGCCTGCGCTGGCAGAGCAGCAACCTCCCCAGCACTTTGCTCTAG